CCATGCCCGTCACGCGACCGGTGTCATCGCGCGCCAGCGCCGTGAGCTGGGCGCCGCCGCGGTCAAGCAGGCGCGCGCCGGCATCGCGAAGCCGTGCCTCGTTCCAGTCCACGGTGTCCATGATCAGGTCACCGCAGGGGTAGTGGCGCGAAGATGAGGTGAGGACGCCGCGGAGCCCGGCGAGGTCGGCGAGGGAGAACGCCATGTCGGCCACCACGTCACACGAGCCTGCCGGCAGTTCGGGCACACCGAAAACTGCCTGGACCTCGGTGAACGCGGGCTCGTAGCCGAAATCGTTCAGGCAGGAAGGGGCCTGGCCGGTGACCCACACTTGGCGGATAGGCCTGTCGAGGGCGGTTGACAGGGCGTCGAGAAGCGACAGTGCGGAGTTCCACGGGTCCGAGGGAATGGCCTCGCCGGGCAGCGGGGCGATCGCGGCATCGAGGGTGACATGGGCCTCGATAACTGCGAGGTCCTCTAACAGCGGAAGGGAAACGAACACCCAGGCTTCGCTGTCCAGAAGGTCAGCGGTGGTAAGGGCGGGGTAGCCGAGCTCGCCGAGCGGGCGAGGAGCGGTGCGCGAGGACAGTGCGAAGAGGTAGGAGCGAGACTCGGCGGAACCCTCGAGTCGCTTTGCAACGTGCGAGGCTGTCACCCCGGATGACGCCAGCCCCGTGATGTCCTGGATGGCGAGCGTGGCGGAGAATACGTAGGCCGCGACCGCCTCCTCACAATCGGACGTCCCGGCGCGACCTACGACGAGCGGGGTAAGCACTAGCTGCCGTCGACTGCTTTCGCGGCGACGTCGGCAAACTCCTGCCACTGGTCAGCTTGGGCACGTAGCTCCGCGGCCTTCGCACTCTCCCCCCGCGCCTCGGCTGCCTCCGCCTGGCGGGTCAGGTCATCGGCCTTGACCTGAAATTGATTCACCTTGTCTTGGGCTGCGGGATCGGACTTGCGCCAGCGGGACTCCTCCGCGTCCGCGACACGCTTTTCGATCGCGCCGATCTTTTCCTCGTACTCGCGCACCTTGCCTCGCGGGACGAAACCGATCTCCTCCCACTTGTCCTGCAGCTCGCGCAGCTTGGCATTAGCTGCACCCAACCCCCTGGCGGGGTCAACCAAGGAATCGTACTCGGCGATGAGCGCGTCCTTTGCCTGGGCGTTTGCCTCGAACTCGCGGTCGCGCTCGGCGTTGATCGCGTTTCGGGCCGCGAAAAAGTGATCCTGGGCGGCGCGGAACTCTGCCCACAGCTGATCGTCGACGTCGCGCGGCGCCCG
The nucleotide sequence above comes from Corynebacterium capitovis DSM 44611. Encoded proteins:
- a CDS encoding GNAT family N-acetyltransferase; the protein is MLTPLVVGRAGTSDCEEAVAAYVFSATLAIQDITGLASSGVTASHVAKRLEGSAESRSYLFALSSRTAPRPLGELGYPALTTADLLDSEAWVFVSLPLLEDLAVIEAHVTLDAAIAPLPGEAIPSDPWNSALSLLDALSTALDRPIRQVWVTGQAPSCLNDFGYEPAFTEVQAVFGVPELPAGSCDVVADMAFSLADLAGLRGVLTSSSRHYPCGDLIMDTVDWNEARLRDAGARLLDRGGAQLTALARDDTGRVTGMAEVVHYDSDANNLCELGLIYVLPDHRRRGHGTRMIRSALAAARERWPKVDTAYLSYPAGDSAAEAVAASLGAREVSATTAWQKAGGS